A section of the Scleropages formosus chromosome 12, fSclFor1.1, whole genome shotgun sequence genome encodes:
- the LOC108920613 gene encoding small ubiquitin-related modifier 1 isoform X3, with product MSDTETKPSSQDAGDKKDGEYIKLKVIGQDNSEIHFKVKMTTHLKKLKESYSQRQGVHVSSLRFLFEGQRIADNQTPKELGMEDEDVIEVYQEQTGGLWNN from the exons ATGTCGGATACG GAAACAAAACCCTCAAGCCAAGATGCTGGAGATAAAAAAGATGGGGAGTATATCAAGCTGAAGGTGATTGGACAG GATAACAGTGAAATTCACTTCAAAGTCAAAATGACGACACATCTCAAAAAGCTAAAGGAGTCCTACAGCCAGAGACAG GGTGTACATGTGAGTTCTCTAAGGTTTCTCTTTGAAGGACAGAGAATTGCGGACAACCAGACTCCAAAAGAG TTGGGAATGGAAGATGAAGATGTCATTGAAGTGTATCAGGAACAAACTGGTGGACTTTGGAACAATTAA
- the LOC108920613 gene encoding small ubiquitin-related modifier 1 isoform X2 produces the protein MSDTTSTSVLITFSDVSRTNCSCIMETKPSSQDAGDKKDGEYIKLKVIGQDNSEIHFKVKMTTHLKKLKESYSQRQGVHVSSLRFLFEGQRIADNQTPKELGMEDEDVIEVYQEQTGGLWNN, from the exons ATGTCGGATACG ACAAGCACTTCTGTGctcattacattcagtgatgtAAGCAGAACAAATTGTAGCTGTATTATG GAAACAAAACCCTCAAGCCAAGATGCTGGAGATAAAAAAGATGGGGAGTATATCAAGCTGAAGGTGATTGGACAG GATAACAGTGAAATTCACTTCAAAGTCAAAATGACGACACATCTCAAAAAGCTAAAGGAGTCCTACAGCCAGAGACAG GGTGTACATGTGAGTTCTCTAAGGTTTCTCTTTGAAGGACAGAGAATTGCGGACAACCAGACTCCAAAAGAG TTGGGAATGGAAGATGAAGATGTCATTGAAGTGTATCAGGAACAAACTGGTGGACTTTGGAACAATTAA
- the LOC108920613 gene encoding small ubiquitin-related modifier 1 isoform X1 has protein sequence MLCLLSTSTSVLITFSDVSRTNCSCIMETKPSSQDAGDKKDGEYIKLKVIGQDNSEIHFKVKMTTHLKKLKESYSQRQGVHVSSLRFLFEGQRIADNQTPKELGMEDEDVIEVYQEQTGGLWNN, from the exons ATGCTCTGTTTGCTTTca ACAAGCACTTCTGTGctcattacattcagtgatgtAAGCAGAACAAATTGTAGCTGTATTATG GAAACAAAACCCTCAAGCCAAGATGCTGGAGATAAAAAAGATGGGGAGTATATCAAGCTGAAGGTGATTGGACAG GATAACAGTGAAATTCACTTCAAAGTCAAAATGACGACACATCTCAAAAAGCTAAAGGAGTCCTACAGCCAGAGACAG GGTGTACATGTGAGTTCTCTAAGGTTTCTCTTTGAAGGACAGAGAATTGCGGACAACCAGACTCCAAAAGAG TTGGGAATGGAAGATGAAGATGTCATTGAAGTGTATCAGGAACAAACTGGTGGACTTTGGAACAATTAA
- the kiaa2012 gene encoding uncharacterized protein KIAA2012 homolog — MNLNAASSVPASEVALDAPWSVVLQSNSGMEGSTESTVPRLNPAHMGQQTNNRSRNLGGQLGTEESQGAQLSYRKPTERTKTIPTTTNLLAATSSTMTALVGPSIKVDPGKHEPQPPPLNREVQKPMKRDTRSPQPGLGNSSWVASTKQEMHHNSTPAPVQPSSDKHSAGHLQTNEINRRTTTELLSAWQGGASHQRTTSLDASDTEALDTYGENVEADETQRRGRKQDKGNKGGGSKKRSVKRLRSGSVERHKRDSLMRHRSGSGEKHRSSSVERLRSGAVERGERGSELRRWASFVEKRRRSSVEKLRSGSVQRNSSSVERPKRGSVEGRKRGFVKERRRGSILRHRSSSVEKHRTGSEKQRSHSVQRQGGGSVERHKRGSAERHRSGSVEKWKQEVKKEKPHKDHKDPASQGPDGTKKLKRRKAKGEKVQKSGTTVSKRKKKKVKGQAEFVVGKPRETTTDRTPESRKDDTRKMKVSNTSEGTAEDKQLDSEDRGDSRLTGDDMDHEDSARDEEEDWELSYMSHSSVGGASSSGQGTDRPVQREDAIPHQEQVPPHGQVRLPVLATATKAQRPDVNPEASSNMDSQNKKVLLCREQQAAELAERAERRRREVERKRQEREEERRRQQEREETEERMRLELQMEQQRRAEELRLKKLKEQEERRRQAEQELERMKREQAEKEAERRRQEEKRRQMQHLMKLRQEEQERRAAELERQHLEEEAREAEEKKRLQEMEESELSEYLRRQQEAEEEKRRVEAEKRRIEEEETRRAVEAARLQAEIFARQRVILEQKLQFQRGLQAEAEALGLTQDISRPWVYSYFSLLNMLGLPASPTHPEDLAKDSRE, encoded by the exons GTATGGAGGGCTCAACGGAGTCAACGGTTCCCAGGTTGAACCCTGCTCACATGGGCCAGCAG ACCAACAACAGGAGCAGGAACCTCGGTGGTCAGCTGGGGACAGAGGAGAGTCAGGGGGCTCAGCTGTCCTACAGAAAGCCCACAGAGAGGACG AAGACCATCCCCACCACCACAAACCTCCTAGCTGCAACTTCAAGCACTATGACTGCTCTAGTAGGGCCCTCCATCAAGGTGGACCCAGGGAAGCATGAGCCTCAGCCTCCACCGCTGAACAGAGAGGTGCAGAAGCCAATGAAAAGAGACACTAGGAGCCCCCAGCCTGGTCTGGGCAACAGCTCCTGGGTGGCATCTACCAAGCAGGAGATGCATCACAACAGCACTCCTGCACCAGTGCAGCCCTCCTCCGACAAGCACTCTGCAGGGCACCTTCAGACCAATGAGATAAACCGCAGAACCACCACTGAGCTCCTCTCTGCCTG GCAGGGCGGGGCGTCTCATCAGCGGACAACATCGCTGGACGCATCAGACACCGAAGCTCTGGACACTTACGGGGAAAATGTGGAAGCTGATGAAACACAGAGGAGAGGACGGAAGCAGGAcaagggaaacaaaggagggGGGAGCAAGAAACGTTCTGTAAAAAGACTCAGGAGTGGTTCTGTGGAAAGGCATAAGCGAGATTCCTTAATGAGACACAGGAGCGGTTCTGGAGAGAAACACAGGAGCAGTTCTGTAGAAAGGCTCAGAAGCGGTGCTGTAGAGAGAGGTGAAAGAGGTTCCGAACTGCGACGATGGGCCAGTTTTGTAGAGAAACGTAGGAGGAGTTCTGTAGAGAAGCTCAGGAGTGGTTCTGTACAGAGAAACAGCAGTTCTGTGGAGAGACCTAAAAGAGGTTCTGTAGAGGGACGCAAAAGAGGTTTTGTCAAGGAACGTAGGAGAGGTTCCATACTGAGGCACAGGAGCAGTTCTGTAGAGAAGCACAGGACCGGTTCTGAGAAACAGAGGAGTCATTCGGTACAGAGACAGGGTGGTGGTTCTGTAGAGAGACATAAGAGAGGTTCTGCTGAGAGACACAGGAGTGGGTCTGTAGAGAAATGGAAGCAGGAGGTCAAGAAGGAGAAGCCCCACAAAGATCACAAAGATCCAGCTTCCCAGGGGCCCGATGGGACCAAAAAGCTG aaaagaagGAAAGCAAAAGGGGAAAAGGTCCAGAAAAGTGGCACAACGGTGAgcaagagaaagaagaagaaggtcaaaggtcaggcaGAGTTTGTCGTCG GAAAACCGCGCGAGACGACGACGGACAGgacgccagagagcaggaaggaTGATACCAGGAAGATGAAAGTGTCCAACACCTCTGAGGGAACAGCAGAAGACAAGCAGCTGGATTCAGAGGACAGAGGTGACAGCAGACTGACAGGAGACGACATGGACCACGAGGACTCTGCGAGAGACGAAGAGGAGGATTGGGAGCTCAGCTACATGTCACACAGCTCAGTGGGCGGAGCTTCCTCAAGCGGGCAGGGCACAGACAGACCAGTCCAACGAGAGGACGCAATCCCACATCAGGAACAGGTTCCGCCCCATGGACAAGTCCGCTTACCTGTTCTTGCCACGGCAACCAAAGCCCAAAGGCCAGATGTCAATCCTGAAGCTAGCAGTAACATG GACAGCCAGAACAAAAAGGTCCTGCTGTGCAGGGAACAGCAGGCGGCGGAGCTTGCCGAGCGGGCCGAACGCCGCAGGCGGGAGGTGGAAAGGAAGAGACAGGAacgggaggaggagaggaggaggcagcaggagCGGGAGGAGACAGAGGAGCGCATGAGGCTGGAGCTTCAGATGGAGCAGCAACGGCGTGCTGAGGAGCTCAG GCTGAAAAAGctgaaggagcaggaggagcgaCGGAGACAGGCAGAGCAAGAGctggagaggatgaagagggaGCAGGCagagaaagaagcagaaaggAGGAGGCAGGAAGAGAAGCGGCGGCAGATGCAGCACCTTATGAAGCTCaggcaggaggagcaggagcgcaGGGCAG CCGAGTTGGAGCGCCAGCATCTGGAGGAAGAAGCCCGAGAAGCGGAGGAGAAGAAGCGGCTCCAGGAGATGGAGGAAAGTGAGCTGAGCGAGTACCTGCGCAGACAACAGGaggcagaagaagaaaagaggagAGTGGAGGCCGAGAAGAGGAGGATTGAAGAAGAGGAGACACGCAGGGCTGTAGAGGCAGCCAGGCTGCAAGCAGAGATATTTGCCAG ACAGCGTGTCATCCTGGAGCAGAAGCTGCAGTTTCAGCGGGGTTTGCAAGCGGAGGCCGAGGCACTGGGGTTGACACAGGACATCTCCCGTCCATGGGTCTACTCCTACTTCAGCCTCCTAAACATGCTCGGCCTGCCAGCGTCTCCTACGCATCCGGAGGACCTGGCGAAGGACAGCAGGGAATGA